Proteins from a genomic interval of Patescibacteria group bacterium:
- the secF gene encoding protein translocase subunit SecF, with translation MKTFNIINKRYFWLSISAGMLVVGIVALALWQLKFGIDFTGGSLLEVAYSQSRPPLKDLNGILEHAGIKDAEIKPSGERGVIFRFKTVDEPTHQAIIAGLKKEDSALVERSFDSIGPIIGSELKQKSIIAIVLALVMILLYISFVFRKVSFPVASWKYGTCAIIALFHDLLFVLGIFAFLGHFGGIEVNSSFIPAFLTVLGFSVHDTIVVFDRIRENLTKFRGEFEDIVNKSLNETIVRSINTSLTVLLVLLAIFFFGGETIKTFSLALLLGIAIGTYSSIFVASPMLVAWNEWEAKHKK, from the coding sequence ATGAAAACATTCAACATCATCAACAAAAGGTATTTTTGGCTTTCGATTTCGGCAGGCATGCTCGTAGTTGGCATTGTGGCATTGGCGCTTTGGCAGCTGAAGTTCGGCATCGATTTCACCGGCGGAAGCCTTTTGGAAGTTGCATATTCCCAATCGCGGCCCCCATTGAAGGATTTGAACGGCATACTTGAACACGCAGGCATTAAAGATGCGGAGATTAAACCATCGGGGGAGAGGGGCGTTATTTTCCGTTTTAAAACTGTTGACGAGCCGACACATCAGGCGATCATAGCTGGATTGAAAAAAGAGGACAGTGCTCTTGTTGAACGGTCATTCGATTCGATCGGGCCCATCATAGGAAGCGAGCTCAAACAGAAATCGATTATTGCCATTGTGCTGGCACTTGTGATGATATTGCTGTATATCTCGTTTGTATTCCGAAAAGTATCATTTCCTGTTGCTTCGTGGAAATATGGCACATGTGCTATTATAGCGCTCTTCCATGATCTTCTGTTTGTTCTTGGCATATTCGCATTCTTGGGACATTTCGGCGGCATTGAAGTGAACAGTTCGTTTATCCCGGCATTTCTGACGGTTCTTGGTTTTTCGGTGCATGATACGATTGTGGTATTCGACCGTATTCGTGAAAATCTCACCAAATTCCGCGGGGAATTCGAAGATATTGTGAATAAATCTCTCAATGAAACAATTGTTCGCTCTATTAATACGTCGCTAACAGTGCTTCTGGTGCTTCTCGCCATTTTCTTTTTTGGCGGTGAAACGATCAAAACATTTTCCCTCGCGTTACTGTTGGGTATTGCCATCGGAACCTATTCATCAATTTTTGTTGCATCACCAATGCTGGTGGCATGGAATGAATGGGAAGCAAAACATAAGAAGTAG